A DNA window from Hevea brasiliensis isolate MT/VB/25A 57/8 chromosome 2, ASM3005281v1, whole genome shotgun sequence contains the following coding sequences:
- the LOC110671096 gene encoding probable hexosyltransferase MUCI70 isoform X1 — MSSSMFNNNSISISVSDEESSELGRMQERVRIKRKKQQVHRVRNEFSRRVVRFLLKYWMVLVFLPAAGLLVFEASRIGKKPSLDVELEHDVKKTPDLKINQTVDESKKKMEENLDRLDPPRCLKLLPPEELQHLEIPMHDESSPVKNVVYISEKAQHEGGNSTLSQLRSEGTRFNLFSGEQTLDERERSFKVSETAQIHCGFYSENGGFKISGEDKIFMQTCKVVVSTCAFGGGDDLYQPIGMLDTSLQKVCYVAFWDEITLAAQELKRHRIGEDHFIGKWRIVVVRDLPFIDQRLNGKIPKMLGHRLFPHAKFSIWVDSKSQFRRDPLGVLEALLWRSNSVLAISQHGARSNVYEEATAVVKKHKASPEEVEVQLTQYRQDGLPEDKRFNGKKALNEASVIVREHTPLTNLFMCLWFNEVVRFTSRDQLSFPYVLWRLKLLKNINMFPVCIRKDLVNSMGHIRKAKPLIS, encoded by the exons ATGTCGTCTTCTATGTTTAACAACAACAGCATTTCGATCTCCGTATCAGACGAGGAGTCGAGCGAACTCGGCCGGATGCAGGAGCGAGTCCGTATAAAGCGCAAGAAACAGCAGGTTCACCGAGTTAGGAACGAGTTCTCTCGGCGTGTTGTAAGATTCCTCTTGAAATATTGGATGGTTTTGGTTTTCCTTCCCGCTGCTGGGTTACTGGTGTTTGAAGCCTCGAGAATTGGTAAAAAGCCCAGTTTGGATGTGGAATTGGAGCACGATGTAAAGAAGACACCGGATTTGAAAATTAACCAGACTGTTGATGAATCaaagaagaaaatggaagagAATTTGGATCGGCTTGATCCACCAC GTTGCTTGAAGCTACTACCTCCTGAAGAACTTCAACATCTGGAAATTCCCATGCATGATGAATCTAGTCCTGTTAAAAATGTGGTATACATTTCAGAGAAAGCACAACATGAAGGAGGGAATAGTACCCTCTCTCAGCTGCGCTCAGAGGGTAcacgatttaatttattttctggaGAACAAACACTTGACGAGAGAGAGAGAAGTTTTAAG GTGAGTGAAACAGCTCAAATACATTGTGGTTTTTACAGTGAAAATGGAGGGTTTAAGATTTCTGGTGAGGACAAAATTTTCATGCAAACCTGCAAAGTTGTGGTGTCTACTTGTGCATTTGGTGGTGGAGATGACCTTTATCAACCTATTGGAATGTTAGACACGTCACTGCAAAAG GTGTGCTATGTTGCGTTTTGGGATGAAATTACTTTAGCAGCGCAAGAATTAAAGAGGCACAGAATTGGTGAGGACCATTTTATTGGGAAATGGCGCATTGTGGTCGTAAGGGATCTGCCTTTTATAGACCAAAGGTTAAATGGTAaaatcccaaag ATGTTGGGGCATCGTCTCTTTCCTCATGCCAAGTTCTCTATTTGGGTAGACTCAAAATCCCAATTTAGGAGGGACCCTCTTGGTGTTCTAGAAGCCCTTCTTTGGCGCTCAAATTCTGTATTAGCAATTTCACAACATGGAGCTCGCAGCAATGTGTATGAGGAGGCTACAGCTGTTGTGAAGAAACACAAAGCCTCCCCAGAAGAAGTTGAGGTGCAGTTGACTCAATACCGGCAGGATGGCTTGCCTGAAGACAAGAGATTTAATGGAAAGAAGG CTTTGAATGAAGCTTCTGTCATCGTGAGGGAGCATACACCGTTGACTAATTTATTTATGTGCCTCTGGTTTAACGAAGTTGTTCGCTTCACTTCTAGGGATCAGTTGAGTTTCCCATATGTACTATGGCgattgaaattgttaaagaacattaacATGTTCCCTGTTTGCATTCGAAAAGATCTAGTTAATAGCATGGGCCACATACGCAAGGCTAAGCCATTGATAAGTTGA
- the LOC110671096 gene encoding probable hexosyltransferase MUCI70 isoform X2 yields the protein MSSSMFNNNSISISVSDEESSELGRMQERVRIKRKKQQVHRVRNEFSRRVVRFLLKYWMVLVFLPAAGLLVFEASRIGKKPSLDVELEHDVKKTPDLKINQTVDESKKKMEENLDRLDPPRCLKLLPPEELQHLEIPMHDESSPVKNVVYISEKAQHEGGNSTLSQLRSEGTRFNLFSGEQTLDERERSFKVSETAQIHCGFYSENGGFKISGEDKIFMQTCKVVVSTCAFGGGDDLYQPIGMLDTSLQKVCYVAFWDEITLAAQELKRHRIGEDHFIGKWRIVVVRDLPFIDQRLNGKIPKMLGHRLFPHAKFSIWVDSKSQFRRDPLGVLEALLWRSNSVLAISQHGARSNVYEEATAVVKKHKASPEEVEVQLTQYRQDGLPEDKRFNGKKGIS from the exons ATGTCGTCTTCTATGTTTAACAACAACAGCATTTCGATCTCCGTATCAGACGAGGAGTCGAGCGAACTCGGCCGGATGCAGGAGCGAGTCCGTATAAAGCGCAAGAAACAGCAGGTTCACCGAGTTAGGAACGAGTTCTCTCGGCGTGTTGTAAGATTCCTCTTGAAATATTGGATGGTTTTGGTTTTCCTTCCCGCTGCTGGGTTACTGGTGTTTGAAGCCTCGAGAATTGGTAAAAAGCCCAGTTTGGATGTGGAATTGGAGCACGATGTAAAGAAGACACCGGATTTGAAAATTAACCAGACTGTTGATGAATCaaagaagaaaatggaagagAATTTGGATCGGCTTGATCCACCAC GTTGCTTGAAGCTACTACCTCCTGAAGAACTTCAACATCTGGAAATTCCCATGCATGATGAATCTAGTCCTGTTAAAAATGTGGTATACATTTCAGAGAAAGCACAACATGAAGGAGGGAATAGTACCCTCTCTCAGCTGCGCTCAGAGGGTAcacgatttaatttattttctggaGAACAAACACTTGACGAGAGAGAGAGAAGTTTTAAG GTGAGTGAAACAGCTCAAATACATTGTGGTTTTTACAGTGAAAATGGAGGGTTTAAGATTTCTGGTGAGGACAAAATTTTCATGCAAACCTGCAAAGTTGTGGTGTCTACTTGTGCATTTGGTGGTGGAGATGACCTTTATCAACCTATTGGAATGTTAGACACGTCACTGCAAAAG GTGTGCTATGTTGCGTTTTGGGATGAAATTACTTTAGCAGCGCAAGAATTAAAGAGGCACAGAATTGGTGAGGACCATTTTATTGGGAAATGGCGCATTGTGGTCGTAAGGGATCTGCCTTTTATAGACCAAAGGTTAAATGGTAaaatcccaaag ATGTTGGGGCATCGTCTCTTTCCTCATGCCAAGTTCTCTATTTGGGTAGACTCAAAATCCCAATTTAGGAGGGACCCTCTTGGTGTTCTAGAAGCCCTTCTTTGGCGCTCAAATTCTGTATTAGCAATTTCACAACATGGAGCTCGCAGCAATGTGTATGAGGAGGCTACAGCTGTTGTGAAGAAACACAAAGCCTCCCCAGAAGAAGTTGAGGTGCAGTTGACTCAATACCGGCAGGATGGCTTGCCTGAAGACAAGAGATTTAATGGAAAGAAGG GGATCAGTTGA